GTGGGGATTCTGGCATGGGCTTAAAAGGCAACCCAACCTCCTCCACCCAAGATATGTGGTTCTCCAGATGGTCCCCCTGTTACAGCAGCAAGAATAAAACTTAGTGATGGAAGGCACTTGGCCTACAAAGAACATGGTGTGCCTAAAGAAACGgccaattataaaattgttttcatcCATGGATTTGATTCTTGCAGGCATGATGCTGTTGTTGCCAAAACACTTTCTCCAGTACttatccttttgtttttgttcttttcctcTGTCTTTTTGGTCCTATTTCAAACCTTTAAATATGATATTCTTGGGCTTAGTATCATTTGAATCAATGGTGGGTTCTTCCAGGAAATTGTTGAAGAGTTAAGAATCTACGTTGTGTCTTTCGACAGACCTGGTTATGGGGAGAGTGATCCTAATCCCAAGAGAACAGTGAAGAGCATGGCTTTGGATATAGAAGAGCTTGCTGATCAATTGGGACTAGGATCAAAATTCTATGTAATTGGTTTCTCAATGGGTGGGCAGGTGCTTTGGAGTTGCCTCAAATACATCCCTCACAGGTATGATTTGCTATAGCTATATAAATAAATGGTAGAAAAGAGAATAACAAGAATGGCTGCATTTGTGTATATGGGAGAGAGAGATTCTACCATGTTATGCGTCTTTTCTCTAATGTGTGGGGTTGGAACACTAACAGGCTAGCAGGAGCAGGACTATTAGCTCCCGTGATTAACTACTGGTGGCCTGGTTTTCCTGAAAACTTATCCAGTGAAGCCTACTACCAACAGCTTCCACAAGATCAATGGCAGTTCGTGTTGCTCACTACACTCCCTGGCTTACCCACTGGTGGAACACTCAAAAATGGTTCCCTGCTTCTAGCATTGCATCTCTCAATTTGGATATTCTTTCTAGCCAAGACAAAGAACTCATGGCAAAGCGTtctgagagaaaaaaatatgtgGTTAGTATCAAACTTCTCTGGAAATTTCTATGAATATTGCAGTGGGAATTTATAGTAttaaaggcactgagaaaaagCAACAAGTAGCTACAGTGATTGATATCAGCTGACTGATTATATATGGCCTGCATTTTGTGGAAATGAAGATTGTTGCCCGATATAATATGAGCACCACCTCTGGTGACATTATCTAGGATGTATCTTCATCCTATGTTCTTATAGGTTgcaagttcaaaatttttatttcattaatcCAATTTTCACactaggtgtgtgtgtgtgtgtgtgtgtgtatatctGCACTCTTAAAAATGAAGTTGCAAATGTATCCAtaagaaaatttgtaaaattaataCTAATTCTGGTTTGTCTATTGAAGACTCAGAAACTGTTGCCTGATTTCTGTACATAACTAGTATTAGAATTTTACTGCATTCTACAAACCTACATTGGTGGGAAAAGGCTCTGGAAGGACACCTTCAACTCTGAATTAATATCTTATTACTTTCTATAACTATAGCAATTAGAAGTGAAGGTGTGACTCCGTAATATCATGTGTTTGGTgaggctttgttgttttcttatttCAGTTTTTGCTTAACGGTTGAGTTTTGGATTTCCTAATTTAATATAAGAACATTTTGCTTGCCATATTAAAACTTGTTTGGTATTTCTGATGGCTTCAATTTACTAAATAATTGCTGTGGATTGGAAAAAGCATTATAGTCACATCAATTTCTAACCTTCTATTTCACTGCCTCATTGCTTTGATGTGGTGTCTAATTAATGATTTCTGTTTAATTAACTGATTAAATCATCTTATATAACAAAggtttaaaagaaatttttgtaaaattaagaatataatttttcagCTTTTTTCCATGCAAATCTATTTCTAGAGCATCATTTATCAAGTCTAATGCTCCCTCTCTTATTGGGAAATTGATATGGATTTAAAACCATACTTTCCTTCTATTATAAtcaacatgttttttttaaagcagTGGTCAAATGGCACTTTCATCACTACCTCTTCCCCCCCATTCTCACAAGTATGTGATGGTGGTGAGGTCTAGGGTTCAATTCCCATGGAGTGCATGAGTTActaattgggaaaaaaaaaacattttttctttaaatgtcTGTATTTTCCAAATGTGGCTTCCTCAGGCACAGGTAACACAACAAGGAGAATTCGAGTCTCTGCATCGTGACCTGAATGTTGGATTTGGGGCCTGGGAATTCAGTCCTATGGATCTGGAAAACCCATTTCCAAACAATGAAGGTTCTGTCCACTTGTGGCACGGGGATGAAGATTTGATTGTGCCTGTTACACTGCAACGATACATTGCCCAACGGCTACCATGGATTCACTATCATGAGCTACCAGGTACTGGACACTTGTTCCCACATGCTGATGGAATGTGTGATAGTATCATCAAGGCAATATTGATAGGGGAGAAGTAGCCATTGAGTTCCACATTTGTTATGGGCTACCCCAGGTCAGTGCTCTGTGCATTACATTTTCTCCCCGGTGTAGAAATCTGAAATTTCTTTTGATCATTTTGATATGAATGACAAGTTTTGCACCAGGCATCAGCATTTTGTATGAACTGTTGCATAAGAACACAGTTGCTACTTTGGGcttgaattgaaaaatatagtttgaaaatttgagCTTGCCTAGCTTTTAATGTGTTCTGTGACACTGATGGTCAGATAGTCAACATCTATAGGATCATGACTGGTGAGTGGATGAACTGAGAAATATTTTGGTGGGTCTGGATCATGTAGTTGACAACTATAAACCCTTTCTTTAAATCACTTTAGCGGGAAAAGTACCATGCAAATGCCCATATTTTTGCCATTGTAATAGTTTGCTTTATAGATTTGCACAAACATAATGGTTATTGATGtgttatatatatgaaatcatatggcttcattttcttttttgtagtttttgaagGTACCAAATTGTCACTGTTGATGGGGCCATAGGAATAATGTGAGTTGGCGCAACTGATGGCATAGGAGTTGGGACTATAGAACTATAATCAATAAATGCTAATTCAGTATTCTCTGTAGTAGATTTAGTCATGAGGATGATCATTAATGGCTGCCATTGTATGTTATGTTCCACTCAAAATTATGGATTGTAAGAATATTGTAGACAACTTACAAGAATattttctattccttttttgAGACTTCGTTTTGTGTatctaccctttttttttgttgctatttcttttcctttttttattataaatattaactaaaaaaaaaaaaggttctttaGAAGGCTAGTGATCTTGTTTGTTGGAATACTCAGCCATTTTACAGAGCTGATTAGAAAAATCCCACCTGACAATTGGTGAAAGGTATCAGCTAGCATATAGATACTATTCTTTTCCCTTGTAAAAGCTAGAGAGTTCTGCTTCCATTTCCCAAGTCTGGGTTTTGCAACTTGATGGCCACTACTGGACCAAATATTGATTAATTCACATTTACTCAGCAGTCAGGACTGTGATGCCAACTtgtaatcaaataaaaatcagttgcatcaacaacatttttacaaattagaATAAGGAAAAATCCACCTTGCTGTGAAACAATTCAGTGTGGCAATCCAAACAAGTTGGTTTTGGAAGCAAAACCCTaaacaaatgaagaaattcCTATGAAAATggtcaaaatttttaaacttaTGTTATGATCTTATTTTCTATCACTGTTTAGTTGGCTTATTGAGGCATTGAAAAGGATTGTGGAATTTGATCTTAgcaagaataaaatataattatgtgatctttttcttttttattttgaagtttttgCAACTTACCTCTGCCTTTGGGGTTTGGAATGATGAAGTCTTCACTCATTCTCATGCATTCTTCTAGAAAGCACGGTTGCGGCTCCCTGGCAGCCACACTTGCACCGGACTCGCGGCGGCGCTCCTCCGATGCGCCGATTcgcccttttttttttcggatTCGCACCGACACGTGCCGATTTGAGCCAATACGGGCTGATTCGGCTCCGATTCCAACATATTCACGTCGATTCCAGCCAAAATTGGCTGAAACCAGCTGAATTTACCGAAACCGGCCGAAATACatgttataaaaaaacaaaaaaaaaaacttctagattgtattctaatttatgaatataatcttttagttattatctactattactcttaaattggtatatatttacaattatatgaaaaagtatgcttaacaatatatagaaaatataaataaaatattttaaataattttttaatcactgCACTCCCGCACTCGCACCCTACTTTTTAACAAATTGTCGAGTCTCACACCTGCACCCGCACCTGCGCTCAAATCtggaaacgcacccgtgcttcataggcaTTCTTTATGTTTGTGTCTAGGCTCAGGATCATACCCACATTCAGTAAAGTCCAGTGCCCTGATTATTTAAGACTTGTTTGGCTTCAATAATATAATCTTTATAGTTGTTTCCTTCCATTAAAAAAGCAGGGTGTATTCAacagataaaaagaaagaaaatgggaaaaaagaagaagaaggaaacgaataacaaaatgaaaattatcaAGTGACCAAACATTGGACCCTGAAAACAGCCAGTCCATAATAGATAAATACTCAAtaacataaataattatttcCATAAGATTATGTcacccaattgaacaaaatgcCATTCACTCACCCCTTACTTTTGGGATTAAACCTTCTTCTCATGACCCGAATTTGCTTAGGACTTAATCCAAAAGCCTTCTCTAAAAGCTCCTCATGGATCCCAGATCCAAAAATGGCAGTCGGTATTTTTTGCAATCCAGGATTTTGGCTATTGAAACTACCAAATATTGTTGCTGGCTTATCACCAACATTCATCAGGAAGTGCAGTAGACCCCGTGGGAACACAATGACCTCTCCCTGCTCAATTACTCTAGCAAAAACCCGATTAGTGGAATCCACAAAGCCAGCATATACACTTCCTTGCACCACATATGCAATTTCAGTGGCTCTTGGGTGAAAATGTGGTGGATTATATCCACCAACTTTAAGGTCAGCACGTACAAATGACATGCCTAGTGTGTTAATGCCAGGAAAGATGGCTGGGTTCACTGATATGGCTGCAAGGCCGGTGTCACAGAAGTTTCCGGCTCCCTTCATGCCCGAAAAAACAAAGTCATCGGTAGTAGCCTCGGATGAATTCTTGCATGGAAGACTACCAAGGTGAGCAATTTTTATGGAACCAAATTTTGGGTTGGGTATGCAAAAATCTTGAATTGGGTCAGGGTCTGAAGCCGATGTTGTAACGCAATATAGAAAGAATGCAACAACCAAAATGGCCAAAATTGGAGACATTTTTGTGTTCTTTCAATTGGATTATGATCTATGAGTGTGGTTTTGGACGGGTTTTAATAGAGGTTTAAAGATTTTTACATTTCCATGAACGCCCTTACACTATAAGCCAAGTAGCCTCCATGTATGATTGCATTAAGATTTAGCAATTTTTGCTTTTGAGGATTCAAGGCACATGTTGTGCAAGAGGCAATAGTTTCACATAGCACAATTATCTAATTCGGGTCCTACTACTCATAATCTCATCTGCCAATACAAAAGGATACATTATTGATAATTATTTCAAGCAATAAATCAAATAGTGGGAATTTGACACCATGATTAAGTTGATTATAGGTTCTTGATGTCTACCCCGTGAACAAAGGTAACTGGTATTAATTTACATTCTGGAAATACAATTTCATGAAAACCAAGTTTATAATCGAATAGGAGATGGATAACATGGTAAATTTGGTGTTAATCTTTGCTTGGAAGTGAAGGGATGAGGACACTAAATCATGATTAGTTCCACCTATTGGCAAGGTGATGATTTTTCAGATCAGAATTATCAGATGGTGTCTAGAATAGTCAGAatcagaaaagagaaaaaaggaacaAGAATCCTGTTTTATGTAGCATCAAGCATGTTTTTTATACTACACGTGTATGCATGCTTAAACTCTAAGCAATAAAATTCAGTCTGAGCCTGAATCCTTTTCTCACTTGATGCAAAGTTATAAGCTAGAACAAAAAGCTGCCTATGTTTCACTATCATCTACTTGGTGGTCATCAATTGATCATTTGAGCTATGCGCCAAGGTTCTCATTCCTACACTCTTAGACATGAGTACATGACCATGCTTGAACTACTTTTAGTTTCACTTGGGCCAGTCTTGAACCCCAGTACTCATTGTCAAATAGTACTTTTAGCTTGGTTTAGCCCACAAGTCTATTTAATAATGAGCCCTCTAAAAGAGGCCCAAAAATAGTTACAGTACGCAAAAGCGTGGTTTGGGCGTAAAACATAATTTGTGAGAAGATTAATTTGGAAATGGCCATTTACTTAGAGTTTCACCTCATAGACAAATaattttactatctttaagccTGAATACATAGCTAGCTTCATTTTCACAGATTCACACTAATCCTATCTCACCATATCTCCCCTTTAGTTGAAATTAGGGGAAGGATTAGGAGATATAGGAGAGGTATTGAAATCCCAATCAGGatctatttaaatttaatataaggGTAAAATGCACTAAGACCTCCTAACTTCTATGTTATTGCACTAAAACccatttaactttatttttcttcaatataGTACATCAACTTTGACATTGTACCAAATAGACCACTTATGTTAAAGTTTTGTCAATTTGAAAAAGTGATTGTGACAAAGTATTAACGGTGCAACTTTAGTAATGTGACTTAACTTATTTCTAACAAAATCCCAACTCAACTTTTAGCTCACCCATTGCTATTGAAACCAGAAAAATCTCTTAGCTAGGACTGTAAACGAGCCGAGTTTTGTCGAGTAGTGAATGTTCTAGCTCGGCTTGACAGTAAAAGTAGAATGTTCAAGCTTGGTTTGAGCTTAATATGAGTCTACAAATAGTGTTCAAGCTTGAGCttgttataaattataaaagctTGAGCTCGGCTTGGTTCATTAGTCAAGCCAAATTTGAGCTCTAGATCAAGCCCAAACTCAAGCTCAATATcatgtttttgagcttgagatccaacacaagtatattatcaagcctatattaagtttattatttagcctatttggtttggatgagtggtctcaacttataattaattaaagtcttaGAAGGATGTGAGTTTACTTGTCAAGCTTATATAAATGTTATTACAAACTCATAAATAAGTCTATGCTCAacttgttttgttacttttgtatcGAGTCTTAGTGTTCACGAGTTTattcatgaacaatattttttactcgGGCTCGGctcgtttattaaacaagcccAAAACGAAAGCTTAAGCTTtgcttgtttataaacaaataaacattaaCGAGTTTTTTTATCGAACCAAGCCTGAGTTGTTTATGAACGGCGTGGTTCATTTACAGTCTTACTCTTAGCCTCCATTGAGgtctctctctcctcacttttccttgtttttcctttgttttctcgGCAATCAAACAAATACATCTTATGGTTgccaagaaaacaaagaaaaaatgagagaaagtgAGGAGAGAGAGGGGCCAACTGAGGTTGAAAGATTTTTCTTGTTCCATTAGCTATGATTGAACTAGAACTtgagttagattttttttaaaattttttattaacgTGACATCTTTTGAATGGGCCAACtaagtcaaaactcaaaaattacaCCTTAATATATCACCACATACTTTTTTATTAGCAAATTGATGGAATTTTGACATATAATAGGTCTATTAGGTACATTGTCAAAGTTGATATattaaattgatgaaaaaaaaagttaacagcATCTTAGTGCAACACTATAAAAGTTCAAGGGATCGTAGTGCGTTTTAcctttaatataatatattaaataataaaagttgaaattttataaattgcaATTGTAATAATTAAGCTAATTAATGGTTAATGCTAAAAATATGATAGATATTGCTAAAATGGTAACGTAAGCTACATCATAATATACTCAAGTGCGTAAATTACAAGTATTAATAATCAAGTAACGGATTTAGAAGTGACCAAACATTTGTGTAAAGATTATTATAgtctaacaaaattaatttaccTTACTAATAGattttataacaaatacaaaaatagtatataactatatataattaagAATATAAGGCTAATTAATGATGTTTTCATGGTGTTAAGAGCTTTATAATTTATCTGATTGatactttttgatatttttaacgagttattttaaatttaaatatctcatttctttattattaaattaaaaaaagggagAAGTTATTTTTGCATGATGGCATGTATGGACCATGTTGTTTCTTTAAGGGGCCCAATTATTCGAGATCAGTACACACTACATAGGCTTCCAATGGTGGCGTACCTCAGCATTCGAGATTAGTACAAACGGCTTCCAATAATGGCGTGCCTTTGGAATCTTTAACAGTTGCTCCATGTGCTCTATCACATCACATCACAATTCATCTAAGTATAACTTGTTAGTTTttctcatccaaaaaaaaaaaaattgttatttatatatttattttttccttagaGGGAACCTAAATTAAATAGAAGTAAACAGTACTAAGTACAAAGTTTAGGATAAAAAAGGTTCGTTTGgtacgtgtgtttaaacaatagtttttagtttttttaaaaatacatgtaagtgaaaaagtgtataaaagtacgtataatattatttaaaaactgaaaacatgtgtttgaaaTCATGTACCAAATAAGCCCAAAAACACCGAAATTCAATCAATAACCTTGAAAATATAAGAAAGTGGAtgtaaatacaaaacaaaattagcattatgtttgtttcaatataaaattgtgtaaaaataattttttttgcgttttttagtgtttgataatataaaaaaaatgagttaaagaaaaattatttttaatcaacggaaaaagtatgacttatttaaaaaaaaaaactttcactaaatatttttgaaaaaaaaaactttatcttacaacaaattaaataaaaaaactaaattttatttcaatttatttaaaattactattaaatataagaaaataaataattttataaaaaatatattttttaaaataactaattttttagaaaatattaccCAAAAAGCCGAAAACTTGTAACTAAATGACAAtgctatataaatatatatatatatatatatatatatatatatatatatatatatatatatatatttgatggaAACGGGGTCTTACGTATAAGATATATAAGAGTTTATACATCAACAACAGTTGGCCTTCGGACACATAGTCTATTTGTCCTGAGTCCTGCCAAATTCCGCATATAACGTTAACATGCGTATACAAAATTGGGACTTGAGACATACAAAATGCGGTAAGGTATCCCATATTCTCATAATGTAGAacttaaaatgattttattgcGTCTGGGTACCACAACAGCTTGAAACAGAATTAATTGGACAAAAAGAAATACAACCCAACTCTCCCAAAAACAGCGGCCACCAAACCACAAAACTACGGGTACTATTACTACTCAATAAAATCCACCAGAATTGTCCACAAACCCAAGGCTAATTTcgtcaaaaagaaaatttgcacGTGAAGGAGATGCCCCTAATTTGTAGGACCAACTTGCCTATGATATCTCACACCTTAGGCATGAGCTATCCACCACCATCACATGTGACACGTGGGAATTCTTTACCTAATCAAAACCACCAAAACTTCATGATGATCACCTGcttattgttaaaattttaaattcccTATTTTAGAGAGTAAAAagcattaattaattattactaATCACTTGCTCATTATGTCCCATAAATTCGATTCTGAATTAAAGGGTTTTTGTGCATTTGAAttgacttatttatttattgaaattaagcAAAAGTATGATTATATTTGCTAGAAttatgtgattaaaaaattaaatttatcatattctaatagtttaaatttttgggACAATAAGTAATTTAATATGGTATCAAAGTATGAGATCCTGAATTTGATCCCAGTCTCCTTCACTTTGCCTCATGATTAGAATCCCATATATTGAACCTCACACACACTTAAGTCTTAAATATTGACTTTCCTCACTAACAAAAAGAAGTCTTAAATATTGACTAACAAACCAAACTTGCTTAAATAAAAATGGATAAAGTGTTATTTAACCTctctctaagttttgatcactTTTAAATTGACttcttaattatacaaatttatcatatatattttggagAATTACAATAGTGTCAATGTATCATCTTCATTAACATAACATCCTTTAAAACATTGCCATTAATTcacaaaaaagttattttaaatagaaaaataggaACAACaacattataaaataaaataggcaTATTGATTATTAACATTTTTAtcatatatagttttttttttttttgttgaatagaaaagtgaaatttatggTATGAACTCATCGACCTTacattacattaaaaaaatggataatACTTATATATACTATCGGAGCTTTAATATAACTATTCACTCGAATTGCTCACTAAATGAAGTGATACGACTATGAGGATTCCTACTATCAAGTCACATCCTGACATGTTACGTTTcgttacatatatatatatatatatatatatatatatatatatatatatatacacatatatatagttgatgatataaaacttataaattttagatGGTCGGATTTGAAAAGTGGAGGGTTTGGGGGGCATGAGTGTTTTACATGCAAGACTTGGCACCGGCGAAAATAGGGAGCAAACGTGTTAGGCTCGGAATAGAGGCGGCACCATAATAAGGGTAATGAAGCCACATGGCCAACACGTGGCGAGAGTTCAGAGCTTGGGACCTTGGTTTGAATTTCTACTACTGAGCAGCACTGTGGATGGATGTGATTGACTTAAGACGCTATTGTGGGCCCCCACGCCCACTACTACTTCGCCGGGAAGATAGAGAGTTGGTCAGAGAGATGAGAGAAGAAATAGACTCATAGATTAGTTTGGACACCGCGAGTGAGAGAAACAGAGAGtttagaaaaatcaaatatacaCTCAACacttacactaacaaaaaaccCTCCCTCTTTGACTCTTTAGTCGttactctttatttttaatctttacaAACTTTATTACTCCCTCAAAtttggtatttggtacttgggGTACTATATAATAAGCTaattaagagaaaaagaaatgttcctttgtTGCGGTTTTGTGAGCTCGTCGATCTGTTCAAAGAGGTGGTGCAACTCTCTGTTTTTGAGCTGAGCAAAAGCTTCTTCAACTCACTCAATCGGGTATGTATACATGTTTTATGATTGTGTTAATTATTGGGGTTGATATTGTTGATCTTATTATGTGTTGGATATGATATGAAAGATCTGAGCAAGAAGGAGATTGTTTGTTTCATGGTTTAATTAGTTTCATGCAACAGTTCTTTCCAttgttattatttaattgatgTTAGTGCGTGttagtgaagaattttgaaaaattctagGTAGGTAGGATCTGCGAGATGCTACTATGTATTTATTGATTTGTcatgataatttattttaacactAAGTGACTTACTAAAATAGgaaagattcttttttttttctttttacttttcaacCCATCTAAACTAGATTCTTAGCTTCCTATTTAGGAAATAAGATTTGAATACACAAAGGGAGAAGAGAGAAGGGTTCTCTAGTCATTATGTCCATGAAATGGACCTCTCACATTCTTAACCTTTGTCTATTCTTCTTCACACTTCAAttcttacccaaaaagaaaattctattcGTTTCATTTTTTAGTAAGAAATCCCATCGTGTTCAACAGTATGAGTATGTACTATGGTTGCGGCATATTACAAGTTGGAAATTCCCACTTGATATTAATTTTCAACTAGCTTCCAATAGAATGGAACCATGTCAAACAAGACCAATGTTGCCCTGTGGATAGGTGTAGCTTAAATAAATAGAGGTTTTGTATATTGTGGTACCAAAAGGTCGGATAGGGTTAATGGTTTTAATTTCTCTGTCCAATCTTCATTTcttactttatatttttaatggtTTCCAGCCTATAAAAGACATGGTATTTGCccttcaatttaaaaaaaaaaaaaaaaattttacacccATGTGTTCTACTAGTGGAAATatggatgaaatttttttaaagagtttctaAATATTAGGTCacatttggtaatgttgtttgaacaatatttttcgttgtttaaataatacagcacgtattttcataacatttttttactcacacatattttcatagCAGTTAAACAACGTTATTAGAACAACCTTACCAAATGGACAAATTTTCATAGCAGTTAAACAACGTTATTAGAACAACCTTACCAAATGGACAATATTATGGTGACTATTTTTAGACAACTGTAAagtaaaattcttaaaatcctattataattatattattagaaTGACTATCATTATTTTGGTATTACCTTTGttccaaattgttttttattgactttttcAATGAGTCCAGATTGTTTTTTATTGCCTATTTCAAAGAGGAATAACATTTTGAGATATctcaaaatagaataaaaaaaccaataattaagaataaatggactatttttattaaactattgATGATGTGGCAAACTACAAtccattcatttcaaaataaatgacaaattcTATGGCTTAGTTACCTAAAAACTCTAACTCTAAAAGGATCTTCTACTGCAAATAAAACAtgttaccccccccccccccccacaccaaaatgaaattatagaaaaaattggTAGGTAAGAAGATTACAATGTTAATAAATGATTATGTTTTTGGTTTGGCATGATTATttcatgtataaaaaaaaaaagttttcttaacttctcattaaatttcttgcaatattttgtttcttcctGAAAATATACAGCAACACTTGGTAAAAAGTTTCTTGATAGAGGaagagggaagaaaaaaaaaatggatgttACTAAAagtataaaagttaaaaacaacTTACCATTGCAAAAAAGATGAAGCAATTTCCGAAAATGTGTCCAATGAAACGCTTGCTAGCTAGTCTTTTTTATCTTCTGGGTGCAGTCCTAAAGAATAAGGAACCCCCATGCCAACAGTATCTTGTAAGAGAGTCAGGTAGACCAACTCGAATCATTCATTCATATAAATACCATATATGTGTTGCTGGCTGATTAGGTTTCTATGTCATTGCATGCTCGAAACGTGTCATTCAGCTTTGTTGGATCATGTACCAACTCACCTTGCATGGCCGCAATAAAAATCTACACCTACCCTCTACATGGGGGACAGTTTTCAAAATTGTGGCATTGTCTTCCTTATATTCAAAAGAACCGAACCACTTCACCTGGTCCTACTCCTTTGCATATTAACAAAAGAAAGTAGGCTTTTGTTTAATATAAATTAACTAGCACATTCACATGAAATTCATTGGCCatcttaaatttgtttttgactttttcttgGCCTTTTATGTTTAATAAATTATCTCTTCAGATGgtgtttatttttaatatatgtatatatatggtatggtctcaaaattttgaatttgtttttggtaaagTTGTTGCTTGTTGGGt
This genomic stretch from Castanea sativa cultivar Marrone di Chiusa Pesio chromosome 9, ASM4071231v1 harbors:
- the LOC142611038 gene encoding germin-like protein subfamily 3 member 2 encodes the protein MSPILAILVVAFFLYCVTTSASDPDPIQDFCIPNPKFGSIKIAHLGSLPCKNSSEATTDDFVFSGMKGAGNFCDTGLAAISVNPAIFPGINTLGMSFVRADLKVGGYNPPHFHPRATEIAYVVQGSVYAGFVDSTNRVFARVIEQGEVIVFPRGLLHFLMNVGDKPATIFGSFNSQNPGLQKIPTAIFGSGIHEELLEKAFGLSPKQIRVMRRRFNPKSKG